A genomic segment from Colletotrichum higginsianum IMI 349063 chromosome 5, whole genome shotgun sequence encodes:
- a CDS encoding Actin associated protein Wsp1, producing MPSVLSDDDKETVKRFVPKQTNKIQAVAVARLYVAYPNPGRWTNTGIQGAIVLSNDLVGNTYWLKMVDISSGNRGVIWDQEIYDTWSYNQDRTYFHSFEIEERSAFRQFASATPSACPKARRCACSSTR from the exons ATGCCATCGGTATTGAGCGACGATGACAAGGAGACTGTCAAGCGCTTCGTCCCCAAACAGACAAACAAGATCCAGGCCGTAGCTGTTGCCAGGCTATACGTTGCGTACCCTAACCCCGGAAGATGGACCAACACCGGGATCCAGGGCGCCATCGTCCTGTCGAATGACCTCGTGGGCAACACATACTGGCTCAAGATGGTGGACATCTCG TCTGGAAACCGTGGTGTCATCTGGGATCAGGAGATATACGACACGTGGAGCTACAACCAAGACCGCACTTACTTTCACAGCTTCGAAATCGAAGA GAGGAGCGCATTCAGACAGTTCGCGAGTGCCACCCCCTCCGCCTGCCCCAAGGCGCGGCGCTGCGCCTGCTCCTCCACCCGCTAG
- a CDS encoding WH1 domain-containing protein: MPNRDSGYSSGAPIPAPDSSRSAVLGDIQKAGGIKALKKVDRTQIRDRSAATVGGSSDTGPHGSGLPPTGVAPGGGGDMANALAAALQKRKEKVSRSDDERSDNDDW, from the exons atGCCCAACCGGGACTCTGGCTACTCATCGGGCGCCCCAATTCCTGCTCCAGACTCTTCGCGCTCAGCTGTGCTAGGTGATATCCAGAAGGCCGGCGGTATCAAGGCCTTGAAGAAGGTCGACAGAACCCAGATTCGCGACAGAAGCGCTGCGACGGTTGGTGGAAGCAGCGACACGGGGCCGCATGGTAGTGGCTTGCCCCCCACTGGCGTCGCgcccggaggcggcggtgacaTGGCAAACGCACTGGCTGCTGCACTGCagaaaagaaaggagaaGGTCAGCCGAAGTG ATGACGAAAGAAGTGATAATGACGACTGGTAA
- a CDS encoding DNA repair protein, which yields MSTNAQPVKLSLPLEYQQSLFQELRNEDELVVLARGLGLMRLVTNLLHSYDAAGNNLIILVGADDRENNWIGEALAEHAAISMSPSARGLTVVNTDFTSVGAREKMYTRGGIFSVTSRILVVDLLTNLLDTEKVTGLIVLHADRVVATSLEAFILRIYRQKNKAGFLKAFADNPDPFSTGFSPLTTMMRNLFLRKASLWPRFHVTVAQSLEGKKTAEVIELNISMSQAMRDIQNAILECVEVSIHELKKGNTGLEMEDWNLDSALHKNFDVIIRRQLDPNWHRVSWKTRQIVNDLSVLRGMLQSVLTLDAVSFLQHLDTIHAAHSPPPGSTRQNQSPWLFLDAAQTIFETARRRVYSASSKAATADANIDSLRPVLEEQPKWAWLADVLTEIDNSMHFDPPVRDDSNGTILIMCGDTNTCRQLRDYLQTMHFKPKVEKSPAEEDEEDEDQPTAAFMMRRKLRNYLRWKKEFAQVNATLFSENQKALNGATDRSGQRLRGKAPSNKRRRMRGGGAAGTSLGRADNGSILQFFERPAEVEDLMAEVQITEEEAEQKPEIITDPLENMEDYYQLYEMQDLVAIHAYDGDQDEHVLEEVKPRYIVMYEPDAAFIRRVEVYRSSHNDRNVRVYFMYYGESVEEQRYLSSVRREKDAFTKLIKERASMSLVMTVDPHGAEDPQEVFLRTINTRIAGGGRLAATAQPPRVVVDVREFRSSLPSLLHGRSMVVVPCMLTVGDYILSPNICVERKSISDLISSFKDGRLYAQCESMFQHYKSPMLLIEFDQNKSFTLEPFADLSGSLNSIAPTNVSSDLQSKLVLLTLAFPKLRIIWSSSPYQTAEIFESLKSQEDEPDPIAAVRAGLDKDMKAEDQAFNLEPQEMLGSVPGVNPKNIMRLVLATENLREIANLSERELEPMVGREAGRQIYRFFNRNVLED from the exons ATGTCAACCAACGCTCAGCCGGTCAAGCTCTCACTACCCCTT GAATACCAGCAGAGCCTCTTCCAGGAGCTGCGGAATGAAGATGAGCTGGTGGTCCTCGCCCGCGGTCTGGGTCTGATGCGGCTCGTGACGAATCTGCTTCATTCCTACGACGCTGCAGGCAACAACCTCATTATTCTTGTCGGGGCCGATGATCGCGAAAACAACTGGATTGGAGAGGCGTTGGCTGAGCACGCCGCGATCAGCATGTCCCCCAGCGCCAGGGGCCTCACGGTCGTCAACACTGACTTCACCAGTGTTGGCGCGCGAGAAAAGATGTACACCCGCGGTGGCATATTCAGCGTCACGTCGCGCATTCTGGTTGTCGACCTTCTGACCAATCTCCTCGATACCGAGAAAGTCACGGGTCTCATTGTTCTGCACGCCGATCGCGTCGTAGCGACGTCTTTGGAGGCCTTCATTCTGCGAATCTATCGGCAGAAGAACAAAGCTGGCTTCCTGAAGGCATTCGCCGACAACCCCGATCCATTCTCAACAGGCTTCTCTCCGCTGACAACTATGATGAGAAATCTCTTCCTGAGGAAAGCTTCGTTATGGCCGCGCTTCCATGTGACGGTCGCCCAGTCGctggaggggaagaagaccGCAGAAGTCATCGAACTAAACATCTCAATGAGTCAGGCCATGAGGGATATTCAAAACGCTATTTTGGAGTGTGTGGAAGTAAGCATCCATGAGTTGAAGAAGGGCAACACCGGCCTGGAAATGGAGGATTGGAATCTCGACAGCGCCTTGCACAAGAACTTTGACGTAATCATCAGAAGGCAGCTCGACCCTAACTGGCACCGAGTAAGCTGGAAGACCCGGCAAATCGTCAACGACTTGAGCGTTCTTCGTGGCATGCTTCAGTCGGTCCTTACTCTGGATGCTGTCTCGTTCTTGCAACATCTGGATACCATTCACGCAGCACACTCCCCGCCTCCCGGATCAACCAGGCAGAACCAATCTCCCTGGCTGTTTCTAGACGCGGCCCAAACGATCTTCGAGACAGCACGGCGAAGAGTTTACTCCGCCAGCTCTAAAGCTGCCACAGCGGATGCTAACATTGATTCGCTGCGACCTGTTCTCGAGGAGCAACCGAAGTGGGCGTGGTTGGCGGACGTCTTGACGGAAATCGACAACAGCATGCATTTCGACCCCCCGGTTCGCGACGACTCCAACGGCACGATACTCATCATGTGCGGCGATACCAACACTTGCCGGCAACTTCGCGACTACTTGCAAACGATGCACTTCAAGCCAAAAGTCGAGAAGAGTCCGgcggaagaagacgaggaagatgaagatcAGCCAACCGCCGCCTTCATGATGCGGCGGAAACTGCGCAATTACCTGAGGTGGAAGAAGGAGTTTGCCCAAGTAAATGCGACTCTATTCTCCGAGAACCAGAAAGCTTTGAACGGTGCTACTGATCGATCAGGTCAACGGCTTCGAGGCAAGGCACCATCGAACAAGCGGAGGCGCATgagaggcggcggtgctgcgGGAACATCGCTCGGCCGAGCCGATAATGGGAGTATCCTCCAGTTCTTCGAGCGACCAGCGGAAGTCGAAGACCTCATGGCCGAGGTGCAGATCAcggaggaggaagcggaACAGAAGCCGGAAATCATCACCGATCCTTTGGAGAATATGGAGGACTACTACCAGCTGTACGAGATGCAGGATTTGGTCGCCATACACGCGTATGATGGTGATCAGGACGAGCATGTGTTGGAAGAGGTCAAGCCGCGTTACATCGTCATGTACGAGCCCGATGCTGCCTTTATCCGTCGGGTCGAGGTCTACCGGTCGTCTCACAACGACAGAAACGTGCGTGTATACTTCATGTACTACGGCGAGTCGGTGGAGGAGCAACGTTACCTGTCGAGTGTGCGACGCGAGAAGGATGCCTTTACGAAACTCATCAAGGAGCGAGCGTCTATGTCGTTGGTGATGACGGTAGACCCgcacggcgccgaagacCCGCAGGAGGTCTTCCTGCGGACCATCAACACGAGAattgccggcggcggacgtCTAGCCGCAACGGCGCAACCGCCTCGTGTGGTCGTCGACGTGCGGGAGTTTCGCTCGTCTTTGCCATCGCTTCTGCACGGTCGGTCCATGGTTGTAGTCCCCTGCATGCTGACGGTGGGAGACTACATCTTGTCCCCCAACATCTGCGTCGAGCGCAAGTCCATCAGCGATCTGATCTCGTCGTTCAAAGATGGGCGCCTGTATGCCCAGTGCGAGTCCATGTTCCAGCACTACAAGAGCCCCATGCTCCTCATAGAGTTCGACCAGAACAAGTCCTTCACGCTGGAGCCCTTCGCCGACCTCTCGGGCAGCCTCAACAGCATCGCGCCGACCAATGTCTCGTCCGACCTGCAGTCCAAGCTCGTCCTTCTCACGCTGGCGTTCCCGAAGCTGCGCATCATCtggtcgtcttcgccgtACCAGACGGCCGAGATCTTTGAGTCGCTCAAGTCACAGGAGGACGAGCCGGACCCCATCGCCGCGGTCCGCGCCGGCTTGGACAAGGATATGAAGGCTGAAGACCAGGCGTTCAATCTCGAGCCGCAGGAAATGTTGGGCTCCGTTCCGGGTGTCAACCCGAAGAATATCATGCGGCTGGTCCTGGCGACGGAGAATTTACGAGAGATTGCGAACCTGAGCGAACGGGAGTTGGAACCAATGGTTGGTAGGGAGGCCGGACGGCAAATCTATAGGTTCTTTAATCGGAACGTGCTGGAAGACTAG